A stretch of the Alnus glutinosa chromosome 6, dhAlnGlut1.1, whole genome shotgun sequence genome encodes the following:
- the LOC133871690 gene encoding alcohol dehydrogenase-like 7: MGPFAKKIKKHIFGLTKSKTEFWEKLENKAVSIDKSPISQRNPKQAQNLVSTSDKTATSDSTGDKTTTSDSTGDKMATSDNTGDKMTTSDSTGDKTATSDRTGDKTTASYRTGDKTATNGKPIRCKAAVGRAPGEPLVIEEIMVAPPMPREVRIRIICSSLCHTDVSIWKLKVDPPGIFPRIFGHEAIGVVESVGEDVDEVTEGDTVIPTFVSDCGECENCRSKKSNLCSKLPFTVSQWMPRYETSRFTDLNGEVIYHFMFVSSFSEYTVVDVAHVTKFDPSIPPNRACLFSCGVSTGVGAAWKTANVEAGSTVAIFGLGSIGLAVSEGARLCGATTIIGVDLNPDKYEIGKKFGVTDFVNAGNCGDKSVSQVINEMTNGGADYCFECIGSASLVHEAYACCRNCWGKTVMVGVARPGSELGLSFHDVLNAGGKSIMGSIFGGLKPKSDIPILLKRYLDKELQLDGFVTHEIQFEDINKAFDLLIEGQSLRCVIWMDK, translated from the exons ATGGGTCCGTttgctaaaaaaattaaaaaacatatttttggtCTTACAAAGTCCAAAACTGAGTTTTGGGAGAAGCTTGAAAATAAAGCTGTTTCTATAGACAAAAGCCCTATTTCTCAACGCAATCCTAAACAGGCTCAGAATCTTGTTAGCACAAGTGATAAAACGGCAACCAGTGATAGCACTGGTGATAAAACGACAACCAGTGATAGTACAGGTGACAAAATGGCAACCAGTGATAACACGGGTGATAAAATGACAACCAGTGATAGCACGGGTGATAAAACTGCAACCAGTGATCGCACGGGTGATAAAACAACAGCCAGTTATCGCACGGGTGATAAAACGGCAACCAATGGGAAGCCCATTCGATGCAAAG CTGCGGTTGGTCGGGCACCAGGTGAGCCTCTagtgattgaggagatcatggTGGCGCCGCCGATGCCTCGAGAGGTTCGAATTCGAATCATATGCAGCTCTCTTTGTCACACCGATGTTAGTATATGGAAATTGAAGGTT GATCCTCCTGGAATTTTTCCAAGAATTTTTGGTCATGAAGCTATCGG agTTGTGGAAAGCGTAGGGGAGGATGTAGATGAAGTGACTGAAGGAGATACAGTGATCCCTACATTCGTCTCAGATTGTGGAGAATGTGAAAACTGCAGATCAAAGAAGAGCAATCTGTGTTCAAAACTCCCTTTCACTGTATCTCAATGGATGCCTAGATATGAGACCAGCAGATTCACTGACCTCAATGGAGAGGTTATATACCACTTTATGTTTGTGTCCAGCTTTAGTGAGTATACAGTGGTAGACGTTGCCCATGTGACCAAATTTGATCCCTCAATTCCTCCAAATAGGGCATGCCTCTTCAGCTGCGGAGTATCAACAG GGGTTGGCGCTGCTTGGAAAACAGCAAATGTGGAGGCAGGATCAACTGTTGCTATATTTGGGCTGGGGTCTATTGGATTAGCT GTTTCCGAGGGAGCTAGACTATGTGGAGCTACTACAATAATTGGTGTGGATCTTAACCCTGACAAATATGAAATCG GGAAAAAATTTGGAGTGACAGACTTTGTCAATGCTGGAAATTGTGGAGATAAATCTGTGAGCCAG GTTATCAATGAGATGACAAATGGGGGTGCAGACTATTGCTTTGAATGCATTGGATCGGCATCCTTGGTGCATGAAGCATATGCTTGCTGCCgaaat TGTTGGGGCAAAACTGTTATGGTAGGAGTGGCCAGGCCAGGGTCAGAATTGGGCCTTAGCTTTCACGATGTTCTTAACGCCGGGGGGAAAAGCATCATGGGATCCATATTTGGAGGACTCAAACCTAAATCTGATATTCCTATTCTCCTTAAACGTTACCTGGACAAG GAGCTGCAGTTGGATGGATTTGTCACACATGAAATTCAGTTCGAAGACATCAACAAAGCTTTTGATTTACTCATAGAAGGACAGAGTCTTCGATGTGTGATTTGGATGGACAAATGA